The nucleotide window CAGAAGTCGGCAACATCTTCAACATGTCCTCCCAGGATGTGGCTGTGCCGCCTACCGACCCCAACCTGGATCTGGATCTGGTTCTGGAGaatgccgatgacgacgacttTGGTTTCTTCGCCCTCGAACACTTTTCGGGGGGGGCTGCTCCAGGAATCCAGGCCACTGACAACCCGGTCGATCTGGTTCACGACAGTCAGTTAACTAGTGCTCAGGAGGACTGGTGGTACACCCCTGATGCGCCGTGTGACAGCTGCATCCTTGGGGGCTACCAGTGCAAAAAGATCAAAGAAGCCGGTTCGAGCGTCTATGAGCATTACTGCACGTCTTGCGTTGCCTTGAGGAGCGAGTGCAGCTTTGCCAAACACTTGCCCGCCACCGCTCGCCTCGGCCCGCTCGAACCGCTACCCTCCTCGAACCCCTGGCCTACCATGGGAGACCACCCGCGCTCCGTTCGCGAGGACAGTGGCATTGCGGACCTCTTGCACTCCCAAAACCCATGGCCTGCCATGGGAGACCCCCCCGGTCCCACCCGGGACGATGGTGCCATGCTTGCTGGCTTGCCGGCGACTTCAACGCCGGACCTATTGCGGAGCCTGACGGCTTCCGCGTCCGCCGATGagccagccgccgccgtaccgccgaccaagacgacgacctcCGCCAAAATCGGAGCCCGGTTCTCGCGGGAGTCTGTCCGTATCTTGAAAAACTGGCTCTCGACGCACACTCGCCACCCTTACCCCAGCGAcgaagagaaggagatgcTCCAACGCCAGACAGGCCTCAACAAAACCCAGATCACCAACTGGCTTGCCAACGCCCGCCGTCGCGGCAAAACACAGGCACCTCGATCCACCTCACCCCACCCCCGCAGCTACAGCGGCGCTATCGACATCCCTCAGAGACGAGGAACGCCTGCCCCGGATGGCAGAGTGCGCCACATGAATCCCTTGGAGCGTTGGGTCGACTCCCCTCCCGAAAACGAACCTGCCGAAGTGACCGCCATCGCTCGCGCCGTTGCGTCCAGCTCCGGAGCGTCCTCATCAGGTACGACCCCTTGCTTCCAGCTGACATGTCAACAGAGCTAACGTAACACGTCTTAGGTCTTACGAGCCCGTACAGCTTCAATTTCACCGACGATGGTTCTGGTCGGTCCCTCTGCaacgcctcctcggccagcagtCTGGGAACTTCCCACTCCAGCGGCGGCTCTTTCGCCTCCGCATACTCACATGCTTCCCGCGGCTCGTTCGGCTCGTTCGGATCCTTCAatcgtggccgccgtcgccggagGAGGCGTGCCGGTGCCAACCCCGTTGACGAGAAGACCTCTCTCGCCCCCGCTTCAAAGACCTTCCAGTGTACATTCTGTACCGAAACGTTCAGAACCAAGCACGACTGGCAACGGCACGAAAAGTCCTTGCACCTTTCCCTGGAGAGATGGGTCTGCAGCCCTGATGGTCCGGTGGCTCTCAATCCTGAGACGAATCAGTTATGTTGCGTCTTCTGTGGCGAAGCCAACCCGGATCAGGCTCACACGGAGAAGCACAACCACTCCCAGTGCCAGGAAAGAAGTTTGGAAGAGCGCACCTTTTATAGGAAAGATCATTTGAACCAGGTAAGAGCAACTCTTTTGACTGTTCCCGTGCCAAAATGCTAACAACAAAAGCACTTGCGCCTTGTTCACGACACCAAATTCTCCGAATGGTCTATGAAGTCCTGGAAAGTCGCCACGCCAGAGATTCGGTCACGATGCGGTTTCTGTGGCTGTGTCCTCGACTCGTGGAAACAGAGGACCGAACACCTCAGTGAACATTTCAAGGGCGGAACCACCATGGCCGACTGGAAGGGAGACTGGGGTTTTGAAGCACCGGTGCTCGAAATGGTTGAAAATTCGATACCGCCATGTATGAATCGACCCCTCAACTATCCCGTAGATAAGCTACCGAAGTCTAACTTGTGGTAATATAGATCTCATTGACAATGAGCGAAACTCGCCCTATCCCTATCAGGCCTCCGGCGCCCCTGCAGAGACGCCGCGCTCAGCTTATGAGCTCATCAAAGTTGAGCTGGCACACTTTATGCAGAATCACTACGACAAGTATCACACTTTGCCTAGCGATGAGCAGATGCAGCTCGAGAGTTGCCGTATCATTTTCGCTTCTGAAGTCTTGTCCATTAGGGAGATCTCGTACCCCTTTTCGTGGTTGCGTGATCTGTTGATGggagacgacgacctgaTGAGACAAGCGAAGATAGGAAAGATGCGATCGCAGGCAGAAAACAGACTGTCGACCCTAAAGCTCAACGGCAAGGATACTCTCTTCGAGCGTTGTCCCTTGGAAGAGCAACTCCACGAGTTTGTCAGGGCGAAGAGGCTACTGGGGCTAACGGCCATGGATGAAGAGTTGCAGACGGAGAGCTGTAACATTGTTGGCCGCATCGAGGAGGTTTCGACGGCACCCAGCGACTTCATCGCCAGCTGGCTTGTACGATGCATCAACCGATCCACCAACTGGCTAGCCAACTTCAGACAGCGGGCCCACCTTCCCAGAACCGaagacatcgtcgtcgagaacgaGCGGTCGACCGACGCCACCAAGATCGACTCGACCATCCACAACTACAGCAGGCTGGAGCGTTCCTTGGCCGACTACTTGGAGAGACAGAGGAGCATGGGCATCGAACCTTGTAATGACAGCCTACAGAGGGAGGCCAGGATCATTATATACGAGTTCGATGACGGTTGGAACCAGACCGCCGCTGATAATCTGGACTGGCTTGCGGCATTCCGACATCGCCATCCGTCTGCCTCCGTACAGGCCTCAAGCTTAACGACGACGCCTGCTTCTCAAAGCCAACTTTCTCAGGGTGGTATTCAACAAGCCATCTCCGAGACCTCCCCATCGAATGTTTCCTCCGCCAACGCCTCAAAAAGCTTGGCATGTCCTTTCGTGACAGACGAAATCGCCGGTGATTACGGAGCACGCGATCAGGctcctcactctctcacCCAGACCGGCCCATTTTTCCTCAACGACGCGAACTGTTTTCGTCGCTTGATGAGAGAGCTAGCACGATGGACTTCGAAATATCCGCCGGAATCAATCACGGATGAGATGCTTCAGCGACAGGCGAGAGTCATCCTATACAATGAGTAAGCTCGTCCTGTCATGGAACCTTTGCAAACACCCCCCGCTAATCCATCATAGTGACGATCCCTGGAACCAGACGGCGGCCGATAACGCCGAATGGTTGCTTCGGTTCAAGCGCGATTGTGGCTTGATCCGCgaccccggccccggcctgCCCCCTGGAGATGCCTGGTCGCTTGCGCAAGGCGGCACCGGTTTCGCGCCCCCATACGCCTTTCCCAAGGGCGCCATGGCCCCCTTCAGCGAGAAGACAACGGATGTGCCGATCCGGAATGTCAAGGTCTTTGAGATCCAGTCGGACATCACAAACCGCTACCTGGAAACGTTCAAGACCAGGTACCCGAAGCCGGCCACAATCTTCTGCTCTCGCGAGCTTGAGGATGGGCTCGTCAAGTTTGTCGAGACAGAGATGGCACTTTCGGGGCAGTTCCCGGACGACGACTCTCTTAGAGCGCATGCCTCTTTCATACTAAATGCTCCCGAAACCGCAGCGAACGATTCTGCTTTGCTGGGCAAGTTCAAGGGttggatgatgacgaggggACAGCAGTCTGGCCAGCAGCAAAaacgacggcagcagcagcctgtcCTGTTCCATCCGCAGCCTCGAATGCCAGctccgtcggcatcggcgtcggcgtcggtgccgACTTTGCCTACGGGCATGGACCTGACGCTCTCGGACGCGGAGATGAACAATATTCTGCGAGACATGAACTTTGACCTGAGCACCGCGGACTTGGAGGGTCTCGACATGAACATGGGGATGGATTTCAGCGGCGAGGCAGGGCCTTCTTCCTAGAAGGACGGATTGCATTTCGAGAATGATGTTTACGACGGTTTTCTTGGGTTACAAAAGCGGAGTTTTGGGCTGCGCCTGAACGTTGGTTTGTAGACTCTACAGGATTGCTTCTTAAAAATAGAAGAAAAGGCAGACTACAATGCCGGACTGACAGGCGTCTAACGAACGGAAAGTGTTGTATACCTAATAAATGCTCATCTCAAAGATACGGAGGCCCTACCCAGGCAGGCCACGTCGTGGCTAGTTGGTTTTCAAGCGCGTTGAGTGTGCCACTCAACGCTCTGCAACAGAACCACAACAGGGTGGAATTGCACGCTTTGTATCTGACGGTTCGCTGCTTTGCTTTTCGATCCCTTTCTGCCTAGGCACCCATGAATGCACTAAAAGTATAGTTACCTgccttacctaggtaggtaggtgaACGTGGGAGAAGGAGTTGAAAGTACAGCCACGTCAGACAGACACTGTACGGGGCGCCCGCCTTCCTGTAAGCTGTTAGACAAGAGCCGATGACGACACCCCTGGCTTATCCGTTATGCTGACACAGTCCACATTATGCTCTTTTCGGCACCGTGTAAGACGCGCCCCCAACCCAACGACTTTCCTACTTAAATGTGACATGATGGGTAGCCACTAGGTATGTAAGGTCTGCCTGTTCGAACGACATACGTCTTGGTCGAATACTATTCAGCACATGCTGAAACGTTGCCTACAGCCGCAAAGAAACGGATCTGTACTCAGTAACCGCCTCTCAGCAACGATCTTCCAGCGACGGCAGACAGGTGCTTCGATGATGACACCCCACACAACCAACAACCGCCCGAAAACGAGGCAAAGGATACCCAAAGCAGCCCCGGCCTTGGAGGTGCCGCACATCGAAGAGGATGCTTCAGAGAGGAAGCGGGTGTTGAACGTTCTAGCACAACGCAGGTATCGTAAGACTCACCGCCTCATTGCCCCTCCCGTCCCTTGCTGCCTCGTGGCACACCTCGTCCAGACCACGCCCAGACTGAACCAGGAGGCAGGAGAACGCAAGAGGCAAACCCGACTCGCCAGGGATAACAAGAAGCCCGCCGTTGTCCCAGAACACCAGGTATCTGAGACATGtgctgacggcggcgttcCGGACGTTGCCCTTCCATTTGTACCTGATGCCGTCGACCTGATTGAGCAGGTTGCAGACCAGGGCTTACCATCGACCAGTGAAGCAGATGACGCTACTGCGGGATTCAGTCTAGACGCGTCTGCGGTGTGGTTGACGGATCTGTCAGATGGCGGCTCGATATCGAACATGTTGTACGACGCGAATCCATCCTTCGTTGGCCCAGACGT belongs to Colletotrichum higginsianum IMI 349063 chromosome 5, whole genome shotgun sequence and includes:
- a CDS encoding C2H2 type zinc finger domain-containing protein; this translates as MTTIPEDMDEFVNWEAAAAEVGNIFNMSSQDVAVPPTDPNLDLDLVLENADDDDFGFFALEHFSGGAAPGIQATDNPVDLVHDSQLTSAQEDWWYTPDAPCDSCILGGYQCKKIKEAGSSVYEHYCTSCVALRSECSFAKHLPATARLGPLEPLPSSNPWPTMGDHPRSVREDSGIADLLHSQNPWPAMGDPPGPTRDDGAMLAGLPATSTPDLLRSLTASASADEPAAAVPPTKTTTSAKIGARFSRESVRILKNWLSTHTRHPYPSDEEKEMLQRQTGLNKTQITNWLANARRRGKTQAPRSTSPHPRSYSGAIDIPQRRGTPAPDGRVRHMNPLERWVDSPPENEPAEVTAIARAVASSSGASSSGLTSPYSFNFTDDGSGRSLCNASSASSLGTSHSSGGSFASAYSHASRGSFGSFGSFNRGRRRRRRRAGANPVDEKTSLAPASKTFQCTFCTETFRTKHDWQRHEKSLHLSLERWVCSPDGPVALNPETNQLCCVFCGEANPDQAHTEKHNHSQCQERSLEERTFYRKDHLNQHLRLVHDTKFSEWSMKSWKVATPEIRSRCGFCGCVLDSWKQRTEHLSEHFKGGTTMADWKGDWGFEAPVLEMVENSIPPYLIDNERNSPYPYQASGAPAETPRSAYELIKVELAHFMQNHYDKYHTLPSDEQMQLESCRIIFASEVLSIREISYPFSWLRDLLMGDDDLMRQAKIGKMRSQAENRLSTLKLNGKDTLFERCPLEEQLHEFVRAKRLLGLTAMDEELQTESCNIVGRIEEVSTAPSDFIASWLVRCINRSTNWLANFRQRAHLPRTEDIVVENERSTDATKIDSTIHNYSRLERSLADYLERQRSMGIEPCNDSLQREARIIIYEFDDGWNQTAADNLDWLAAFRHRHPSASVQASSLTTTPASQSQLSQGGIQQAISETSPSNVSSANASKSLACPFVTDEIAGDYGARDQAPHSLTQTGPFFLNDANCFRRLMRELARWTSKYPPESITDEMLQRQARVILYNDDDPWNQTAADNAEWLLRFKRDCGLIRDPGPGLPPGDAWSLAQGGTGFAPPYAFPKGAMAPFSEKTTDVPIRNVKVFEIQSDITNRYLETFKTRYPKPATIFCSRELEDGLVKFVETEMALSGQFPDDDSLRAHASFILNAPETAANDSALLGKFKGWMMTRGQQSGQQQKRRQQQPVLFHPQPRMPAPSASASASVPTLPTGMDLTLSDAEMNNILRDMNFDLSTADLEGLDMNMGMDFSGEAGPSS